The Elusimicrobiales bacterium genome has a segment encoding these proteins:
- a CDS encoding radical SAM protein, with translation MKKVMLISPRMAGEAGGVNRLQPGLGLGYIAAMLEQEGFSVRVFDAALAGESKDGFLGCSDGEAAAAIADFGPDFVGITIPFSSAARDAYALAKISKTAAPRAPVILGGAHSSGVLLDYSAGFGRGALEMAASGADYAMCGECDAAFGQLLGALSSGADAASVPGAAAMRGGELRLSGKRPAADINSLPEPARHLMDMEGYFRHGKFHSSKSTGRRVLNVITSRGCPENCFFCSTPSVWGRRLRLRNPASVLAEISGAVSRYNIEEIQFEDDSLTASAEHINQLCSGLERLGLPWCTPNGIRADYQAKDRKALFSRMKRAGCYQITLACESGSQRVLDGIIGKRLRAEEFRPAIDAAKEAGLFVHTFWMAGFPGETRAEMELTAKTAAESGADSFSLAIAAPLPGTPLYRMAEAQNLWWPGIDTRRAGNYRRSAIRADGFSGPEEFELWADGLNAELNLNARRQDPQRAKRRAAMVYDAKLAQSAVKQT, from the coding sequence ATGAAAAAAGTGATGCTTATATCTCCCCGGATGGCGGGAGAGGCGGGCGGCGTAAACCGGCTTCAGCCGGGGCTGGGGCTGGGTTATATCGCCGCCATGCTGGAGCAGGAGGGATTCTCCGTCCGCGTTTTTGACGCCGCGCTGGCGGGGGAGTCAAAAGACGGCTTTCTCGGCTGCTCCGACGGCGAAGCGGCGGCGGCGATAGCGGATTTCGGTCCGGATTTTGTGGGGATAACAATTCCGTTTTCCAGCGCGGCGCGGGACGCCTATGCGCTGGCGAAAATTTCAAAAACCGCCGCGCCGCGCGCGCCGGTCATACTGGGCGGCGCGCACTCAAGCGGCGTGCTGCTGGATTATTCCGCCGGTTTTGGCCGGGGCGCGCTGGAAATGGCGGCCTCCGGCGCGGATTATGCGATGTGCGGCGAATGCGACGCCGCCTTCGGCCAGCTTTTGGGCGCTCTCTCATCCGGCGCGGACGCGGCCTCCGTCCCCGGCGCGGCGGCAATGCGCGGGGGGGAACTGCGGCTTTCGGGCAAGCGTCCGGCGGCGGACATAAACTCGCTGCCGGAGCCGGCCCGGCATCTGATGGATATGGAAGGCTATTTCCGGCACGGAAAATTCCACTCCTCCAAATCCACGGGAAGGCGGGTGCTTAACGTAATCACCTCGCGCGGCTGCCCGGAAAACTGCTTTTTCTGCTCCACGCCCTCGGTGTGGGGGCGGCGGCTGCGGCTCAGAAACCCAGCCTCCGTCCTGGCGGAGATTTCCGGCGCGGTTTCGCGCTACAATATAGAGGAAATACAGTTTGAAGACGATTCCCTCACCGCCAGCGCGGAGCATATAAACCAACTCTGCTCCGGGCTTGAGCGGCTGGGCCTGCCCTGGTGCACGCCCAACGGGATACGCGCCGATTATCAGGCCAAAGACCGCAAGGCGCTTTTTTCGCGCATGAAGCGGGCCGGCTGCTATCAGATAACGCTGGCCTGCGAATCCGGTTCGCAGCGCGTGCTGGACGGGATTATAGGCAAACGGCTGCGCGCGGAGGAATTCCGCCCCGCCATAGACGCCGCCAAAGAAGCGGGTTTGTTCGTGCATACCTTCTGGATGGCGGGTTTTCCCGGAGAAACGCGCGCGGAGATGGAGCTTACCGCAAAAACCGCCGCCGAAAGCGGGGCGGACAGCTTTTCGCTTGCCATAGCCGCGCCGCTGCCCGGCACGCCGCTTTACCGCATGGCGGAGGCGCAAAACCTCTGGTGGCCGGGGATTGACACGCGGCGGGCGGGCAATTACCGCCGCTCCGCCATAAGGGCGGACGGGTTTTCCGGCCCGGAGGAATTTGAGCTCTGGGCGGACGGGCTTAACGCCGAACTGAACCTGAACGCCCGCCGGCAGGACCCGCAGCGCGCCAAGCGTCGCGCCGCCATGGTTTATGACGCGAAACTGGCGCAAAGCGCGGTGAAACAGACATGA
- a CDS encoding UbiA family prenyltransferase, whose amino-acid sequence MIRRWISFLRERCLFFTAFVLWGCALDALVQRAHGLSPKYSMATVMVVVCAQLMGAAIRARDEIKDFESDKRFYPDRPLVSGRISERELALLERVLIGAMLALNLLWPLAPAYMAVVAAYLVLMAKWFFMPGLISGNRLLALATHSPVNLLFNIYAMAFLARYHGLGAWGGKELFIASWMMMPVYAIEFARKTFAPRQEREGLDSYSSIMGPRAAAAAALALGIGHCALLAIFAGWLGIPAYAAIGAALFAAGFAAACARFLLRPETGNLNMTVWSVRYRLAVCGLLALSGLA is encoded by the coding sequence ATGATACGCCGCTGGATTTCGTTCCTGCGCGAAAGATGCCTTTTTTTCACCGCTTTCGTCCTGTGGGGCTGCGCGCTGGACGCGCTGGTGCAGCGCGCCCACGGGCTGAGCCCGAAATACTCAATGGCGACGGTGATGGTGGTCGTCTGCGCGCAGCTTATGGGCGCGGCGATACGCGCGCGCGACGAAATCAAGGACTTTGAGTCCGACAAGCGTTTTTATCCGGACAGGCCGCTTGTCTCCGGGCGGATTTCGGAGCGCGAGCTTGCGCTGCTGGAGCGCGTTTTAATCGGCGCGATGCTGGCCCTGAACCTGCTCTGGCCGCTTGCGCCGGCCTACATGGCAGTCGTGGCCGCATATCTCGTCCTGATGGCGAAATGGTTTTTTATGCCGGGGCTGATTTCGGGCAACAGGCTGCTTGCCCTGGCGACGCACAGCCCTGTAAATCTGCTTTTCAATATCTACGCAATGGCTTTTCTGGCGCGTTACCACGGGCTGGGAGCATGGGGGGGGAAAGAGCTTTTCATCGCCTCCTGGATGATGATGCCGGTTTACGCCATAGAATTCGCGCGCAAAACCTTCGCGCCCCGGCAGGAGCGGGAAGGGCTTGATTCATATTCTTCCATAATGGGGCCGCGCGCGGCGGCTGCGGCGGCGCTGGCTCTGGGTATCGGGCATTGCGCCCTGCTGGCGATTTTCGCCGGCTGGCTGGGAATTCCGGCTTATGCGGCAATCGGAGCGGCGCTGTTTGCGGCGGGTTTTGCAGCCGCCTGCGCGCGCTTCCTGCTGCGACCTGAAACCGGCAACTTGAACATGACGGTCTGGTCCGTCCGCTACAGGCTGGCGGTGTGCGGGCTGCTGGCATTGTCGGGGCTTGCATGA
- a CDS encoding radical SAM protein, producing the protein MAKILFLQSGLNESMAAMQLSAVLKSAGHRCEAAIASPAPPLEEIARFQPDIIGMTVMTPQRAWAASAARALKAAGVKALLAAGGPHPTFFPEYLEQTDFDLVNIGEGEGSLLELADKLSAGQDWRGIRNIHCKDGGAVVKNPLRPLADINALPDPDREIYFRFPQYLKQGGYYAYTSKGCPFSCKFCFIPQFKQVYREDPLRSRLRLKSVDRCMAELASMREKMPVKFITFLDSTFNGDKAWTLEFLGRYGREIRIPFTINLRAELADEAVVSAIAATGCCDHIRLGVETGDQELRRNLLGKQTTDAALLELARLLKKHKIKFLTYNMFGLPGETLEQAAKTVELNLKMRPDFFVPLVFQALPGLEITKEAAAAGYIDEAGLAKPDSGVNEMLESRLRQPDIVPALNLCKLSIISVRLPRLAPLVRRLAKLPRNPVFDALFVLLFSAQARRMYRLSLAGAVGFMLDYFSLRSRK; encoded by the coding sequence ATGGCTAAAATTCTTTTTCTGCAAAGCGGGCTTAACGAGAGCATGGCGGCGATGCAGCTTTCCGCCGTGCTTAAATCCGCCGGGCACCGTTGCGAAGCCGCCATAGCTTCTCCCGCGCCCCCGCTGGAGGAGATTGCGCGCTTTCAGCCGGACATAATCGGCATGACGGTGATGACGCCGCAGCGCGCCTGGGCCGCCAGCGCCGCGCGCGCGCTGAAAGCGGCGGGCGTGAAAGCGCTGCTGGCCGCCGGAGGCCCGCATCCGACATTCTTCCCGGAATATCTGGAGCAGACCGATTTTGACCTTGTAAACATCGGCGAGGGTGAAGGCTCCCTGCTTGAACTGGCCGACAAGCTTTCCGCCGGGCAGGACTGGCGCGGAATACGCAATATCCACTGTAAGGACGGCGGCGCGGTCGTCAAAAACCCGCTACGCCCGCTGGCCGACATCAACGCGCTGCCCGACCCCGACCGCGAAATTTATTTCCGCTTCCCGCAATATCTCAAGCAGGGCGGCTATTACGCATACACCTCCAAGGGCTGCCCGTTCTCTTGCAAATTCTGTTTCATCCCGCAATTCAAGCAGGTGTACCGGGAAGACCCTTTGCGCTCAAGGCTCCGCCTGAAATCGGTTGACCGCTGCATGGCGGAGCTTGCCTCCATGCGCGAGAAAATGCCGGTGAAGTTCATCACTTTTCTGGACAGCACGTTTAACGGCGACAAGGCCTGGACGCTGGAATTCCTGGGCCGCTACGGCAGGGAAATACGCATTCCGTTCACCATCAACCTGCGGGCGGAACTGGCGGACGAGGCCGTGGTTTCCGCAATAGCTGCGACAGGCTGCTGCGACCATATCCGCCTGGGCGTGGAAACCGGCGACCAGGAACTGCGCCGCAATCTGCTAGGCAAGCAGACCACGGACGCCGCGCTGCTGGAGCTTGCGCGCCTGCTCAAAAAGCACAAAATCAAATTCCTGACTTACAACATGTTCGGCCTGCCGGGGGAGACCTTGGAGCAGGCCGCCAAAACCGTGGAGCTTAACCTGAAAATGCGGCCCGATTTCTTCGTGCCGCTGGTGTTTCAGGCGCTGCCGGGGCTGGAGATTACAAAAGAAGCCGCAGCCGCCGGTTACATAGACGAGGCCGGGCTTGCAAAGCCGGACTCCGGCGTCAACGAAATGCTGGAAAGCCGGCTGCGCCAGCCGGATATTGTCCCGGCGCTTAACCTGTGCAAGCTTTCTATAATATCAGTCCGGCTGCCCCGGCTTGCGCCGCTTGTGAGGCGGCTGGCGAAGCTGCCGCGCAACCCCGTCTTTGACGCGCTGTTTGTGCTTCTGTTTTCGGCCCAGGCAAGGCGGATGTACAGGCTCAGTCTTGCCGGAGCCGTGGGCTTCATGCTGGATTATTTCTCGCTGCGGAGCCGCAAATGA
- the aepY gene encoding phosphonopyruvate decarboxylase has translation MSAGLDPAGFGRELKRRGCFLFTGVPCSSLGGLINSAINGGDYLISSNEGDAAALCAGLHLGGRLGIVLMQNSGLTNAASPLSSLHHIFRIPLLAFISLRGEPGVKDEPQHRLMGRITGKMLDLLQVRHALLSPNSARARTQLETAFRHIARGGSFAFIVRDGVFNSAPLSPTPRPQARRRAAITGAYSQAPSRLDALRAIAGTAGGDTAILAATGKTGRELCELGDLARNFYMVGSMGCLSSLALGVALARPGRRIIAVDGDGALLMRLGALASVARAAPPNLLHIVLDNGTCDSTGGQPTLSDSADIAGAAAALGYPRVRRCGGIADLKRQLARWRGKGGLEFVHLPVAPGSKHPLGRPAIPPEKLKERFMEFLNG, from the coding sequence ATGAGCGCCGGCCTTGACCCAGCCGGATTTGGCCGCGAGCTTAAGCGACGCGGCTGTTTTTTATTCACCGGAGTGCCCTGCTCCTCGCTGGGCGGGCTTATAAATTCCGCCATAAACGGCGGCGATTACCTGATTTCCTCCAACGAGGGCGACGCCGCCGCGCTGTGCGCGGGCCTGCATCTGGGCGGCAGGCTGGGCATTGTGCTGATGCAGAATTCCGGACTGACGAATGCGGCCTCGCCGCTGTCGTCGCTGCATCATATTTTCCGCATACCGCTGCTGGCCTTCATAAGCCTGCGCGGCGAGCCGGGCGTAAAAGACGAGCCGCAGCACCGCCTCATGGGCCGCATCACCGGGAAAATGCTGGATTTGCTGCAAGTGCGCCATGCCCTGCTTTCGCCAAATTCCGCCAGGGCGCGCACGCAGCTTGAGACGGCTTTCCGCCATATCGCGCGCGGCGGGAGTTTCGCGTTCATAGTGCGGGACGGCGTTTTCAACTCCGCGCCGCTTTCGCCGACGCCGCGCCCGCAGGCGCGGCGGCGCGCCGCGATAACCGGCGCATATTCGCAAGCTCCCAGCCGGCTGGACGCGCTGCGCGCAATAGCCGGAACCGCCGGAGGGGATACCGCCATTCTTGCCGCGACGGGCAAAACCGGCAGAGAGCTTTGCGAGCTTGGCGATTTGGCGCGTAATTTTTACATGGTTGGTTCCATGGGCTGCCTGTCCTCGCTGGCTTTGGGCGTTGCGCTGGCGCGCCCCGGGCGCAGAATAATAGCGGTGGACGGCGACGGCGCGCTTCTGATGCGGCTTGGCGCGCTGGCCTCTGTCGCCCGCGCCGCGCCGCCGAACCTGTTGCATATCGTGCTGGACAACGGGACCTGCGATTCCACCGGCGGCCAGCCCACATTGTCGGATTCCGCCGATATAGCGGGCGCGGCGGCGGCGCTGGGCTATCCGCGCGTCCGCCGTTGCGGCGGAATCGCCGATTTGAAGCGGCAATTGGCGCGCTGGCGGGGCAAAGGCGGGCTTGAATTTGTGCATCTGCCCGTCGCGCCCGGCTCCAAACATCCGCTGGGCAGGCCGGCAATCCCGCCGGAGAAGCTGAAAGAGCGTTTTATGGAATTTTTGAATGGCTAA
- a CDS encoding GNAT family N-acetyltransferase has translation MLLAGAREMTGPAPARNAVRGVPPVCADFEKVRARFGAAADILNTFSSWKLVEARDSMAVAMLNPELDAKTCLFGYIDFPDDMAAARGLFPGIEAAAREFGACAVDGPVNYSTGMGYKWKISGWQHGQIPPEPDNPPHMPRIAAELGWRIRQRYFSDLIALNPERYGQHLDNCLWRGYRFERFFGQQWRGALEAMFELTKASFAHVPYYAPLRRDYFRDVYLSFLSETEPVADVCLRGSEACGFILHYRNPRNPKQWVVPLVAVAENHRRRGIGSALAYCAHSAARDAGAQFCVHHHMHESSLFRNFTGRNMTIAEYAVFGRDLT, from the coding sequence ATGCTGCTCGCGGGAGCGCGCGAAATGACGGGGCCTGCCCCCGCGCGCAACGCCGTGCGCGGCGTCCCGCCGGTTTGCGCGGATTTTGAAAAGGTCCGCGCCCGCTTTGGCGCGGCGGCTGACATCCTTAACACTTTCTCTTCCTGGAAACTGGTGGAGGCGCGCGATTCCATGGCCGTGGCCATGCTCAACCCGGAACTGGACGCCAAAACCTGCCTTTTCGGTTATATAGATTTTCCCGACGATATGGCCGCCGCGCGCGGGCTTTTTCCCGGCATAGAGGCGGCTGCGCGCGAGTTCGGCGCCTGCGCCGTTGACGGGCCGGTCAATTATTCCACCGGCATGGGCTACAAATGGAAAATCTCCGGCTGGCAGCACGGGCAAATCCCGCCGGAGCCGGACAATCCGCCGCATATGCCGCGTATCGCGGCGGAACTGGGCTGGCGCATCCGCCAGCGCTATTTCAGCGACCTGATAGCGCTGAACCCGGAGAGGTACGGCCAGCATTTGGACAACTGCCTCTGGCGCGGCTACAGGTTTGAACGTTTTTTCGGGCAGCAGTGGCGCGGTGCGCTGGAGGCGATGTTTGAGCTGACCAAAGCCTCCTTCGCGCATGTCCCGTATTACGCCCCGCTGCGGCGCGATTATTTCCGCGACGTGTATCTGTCGTTTTTAAGCGAAACGGAGCCTGTGGCGGACGTCTGCCTCCGGGGGAGCGAGGCCTGCGGCTTCATACTGCACTACCGGAATCCGCGAAACCCAAAGCAGTGGGTGGTTCCGCTGGTCGCCGTGGCCGAAAATCACCGCCGCAGGGGAATAGGCTCGGCGCTGGCCTATTGCGCGCATTCCGCCGCGCGCGACGCGGGGGCGCAATTCTGCGTGCATCACCATATGCACGAATCCAGCCTGTTCCGCAACTTCACGGGCAGGAATATGACAATAGCGGAATATGCCGTTTTCGGCAGGGATTTGACATGA
- the aepX gene encoding phosphoenolpyruvate mutase — protein sequence MAHLKKTTQLRKLIQSGRTEFLMEAHSGLSAKIAEQAGFKGLWASGLSIAASLGVRDANEASWTQVLEIVEFMNDAVNIPVLQDADTGYGNFNNVRRLVSKMEQRGIAGLCIEDKIFPKNNSFVDCDATHLAGVEEFCGKIKAAKDTQRDADFVVVARTEAFVMGRGLDEALRRADAYRLAGADAILVHSKRQDAGEIAEFSKCWGKRHPVIIVPTKYWRTPPEEFAAMDISAVIWANHLMRASVAAMRKAAQRIFSDNSVAALEGEIAPLDEIFALQNAAELMEAEDKYFPRGMAGARKSCGVRPITQKCCSRERAK from the coding sequence ATGGCACACTTGAAAAAAACGACTCAACTGAGAAAGCTGATACAATCCGGGCGCACCGAATTCCTGATGGAGGCGCACAGCGGCCTGTCCGCCAAAATAGCGGAGCAGGCGGGGTTCAAGGGGCTTTGGGCGAGCGGACTGTCCATCGCGGCGTCGCTTGGCGTGCGCGACGCAAACGAAGCCTCCTGGACGCAGGTGCTGGAAATTGTGGAATTCATGAATGACGCCGTGAATATCCCCGTCCTCCAGGACGCCGACACCGGCTACGGCAATTTCAACAATGTCCGCCGGCTGGTCAGCAAGATGGAGCAGCGCGGTATCGCCGGCCTGTGTATAGAAGACAAGATTTTCCCAAAAAACAACTCCTTCGTGGACTGCGACGCCACCCATCTGGCGGGCGTGGAAGAGTTTTGCGGCAAAATAAAAGCCGCCAAGGACACCCAGCGCGACGCCGACTTCGTTGTCGTCGCCAGAACCGAGGCATTCGTCATGGGAAGGGGCCTTGACGAGGCGCTGCGCCGGGCGGACGCTTACCGCCTGGCTGGCGCGGACGCGATTCTGGTCCACAGCAAGCGCCAGGACGCCGGGGAAATAGCGGAATTTTCCAAATGCTGGGGCAAACGGCATCCGGTGATTATAGTCCCCACGAAATACTGGCGCACGCCGCCGGAGGAATTCGCCGCAATGGACATCAGCGCGGTGATATGGGCCAACCATCTGATGCGCGCCTCGGTAGCGGCGATGCGCAAGGCGGCGCAGCGCATATTCAGCGACAATTCCGTGGCCGCGCTGGAAGGGGAAATAGCGCCGCTGGACGAGATTTTCGCGCTTCAGAACGCAGCCGAGCTGATGGAAGCCGAGGATAAATACTTCCCGCGCGGCATGGCCGGCGCGCGCAAATCCTGCGGTGTCAGGCCCATCACGCAGAAATGCTGCTCGCGGGAGCGCGCGAAATGA
- a CDS encoding DUF2520 domain-containing protein, which yields MKRLSIPPYGIAGRGLAARHMARYLRLSRIPFTQWSRADGAAPEATFKNCRTILLLISDNAIEDFISAHPGLHGKTLVHFSGSHVSGRAAGLHPLCSLGRKPLSLAQCREIAFVSEKGRPAFRDIFPMLKNPSYAIDPALKPYYHALCVMAGNFSTALWQKLFSGLENELGLPAKAAKPYLRAVLGNIESNHTTALTGPFARGDYGTIARNLRALDGDAFLPVYKAFRRVLCK from the coding sequence ATGAAACGACTTTCAATCCCGCCCTACGGCATCGCGGGCAGGGGCTTGGCGGCGCGCCATATGGCGCGGTATTTGCGGCTGTCGCGCATTCCGTTTACACAATGGAGCCGCGCGGACGGGGCTGCGCCGGAAGCGACTTTCAAAAACTGCCGGACCATCCTTCTCCTGATAAGCGACAATGCCATTGAAGATTTCATCTCCGCCCATCCCGGGCTGCATGGCAAAACCCTGGTTCATTTCTCCGGCAGCCATGTAAGCGGCAGGGCGGCGGGATTGCATCCGTTGTGTTCGCTCGGGCGCAAGCCGCTTTCGCTGGCGCAATGCCGGGAAATCGCCTTCGTGTCGGAAAAGGGGCGCCCCGCTTTCCGCGATATCTTCCCGATGCTCAAAAACCCCTCCTATGCCATAGACCCCGCGCTGAAACCCTATTATCATGCGCTGTGCGTGATGGCGGGCAATTTCTCCACGGCTTTATGGCAGAAGCTGTTTTCCGGGCTGGAAAACGAGCTGGGCCTGCCCGCAAAAGCGGCAAAGCCGTATCTCCGCGCGGTGCTGGGAAACATAGAGTCAAACCACACAACCGCGCTGACCGGACCATTCGCCCGCGGCGATTACGGCACCATAGCCCGCAATCTCCGCGCGCTGGACGGGGATGCGTTTCTTCCGGTATACAAGGCTTTCAGGCGGGTTCTATGCAAATAA
- the panB gene encoding 3-methyl-2-oxobutanoate hydroxymethyltransferase: MQITDFYEYDRKAGRKISMITAYDYITGQLAQRAPVDCVLVGDSLSMTVYGHDSTIHADMGMMERHTAMVARAVRGKLLVGDMPFLSYHKEPAEAVENAGRLARAGAQAVKLEGAAHEEAVRRIIASGVPVMGHLGLTPQSVNLLGGFRVQGRRARAAAAILACARKLERLGCFALVLECVPRALGKAVTAALKIPVIGIGAGPDTDGQVLVIADMLGFCENAPRFLKRYMDGAGEADKALRRFDREVKSGAFPAEEHCYK; encoded by the coding sequence ATGCAAATAACCGACTTTTACGAATACGACAGGAAGGCGGGCCGCAAAATCTCCATGATAACCGCCTACGATTATATCACCGGCCAACTGGCGCAGCGCGCGCCGGTTGACTGCGTGCTTGTTGGCGACAGCCTTTCAATGACCGTCTACGGGCATGATTCCACCATACACGCGGATATGGGCATGATGGAGCGGCACACGGCTATGGTCGCGCGCGCGGTGCGCGGCAAGCTGCTGGTGGGCGACATGCCTTTCCTTTCCTATCACAAAGAGCCTGCCGAGGCGGTTGAAAACGCGGGCCGGCTGGCGCGCGCGGGCGCGCAGGCGGTAAAACTTGAAGGCGCGGCGCATGAGGAGGCGGTAAGACGCATCATCGCCTCCGGCGTGCCGGTGATGGGACATCTGGGGCTTACGCCGCAGTCTGTTAACCTGCTTGGCGGGTTCCGGGTGCAGGGGCGGCGGGCGCGCGCCGCCGCGGCGATACTGGCCTGCGCCAGAAAACTGGAGCGGCTGGGCTGTTTTGCGCTTGTTCTTGAATGCGTGCCGCGCGCGCTTGGCAAAGCGGTAACCGCCGCATTGAAAATCCCGGTCATAGGCATAGGCGCGGGGCCGGATACCGACGGGCAGGTGCTGGTGATAGCCGACATGCTGGGTTTCTGCGAAAACGCGCCGCGCTTTCTAAAGCGCTACATGGACGGCGCGGGCGAGGCGGACAAGGCGCTGCGCCGCTTTGACCGCGAGGTCAAATCCGGCGCCTTCCCGGCGGAGGAGCATTGTTATAAATGA
- the panC gene encoding pantoate--beta-alanine ligase, giving the protein MTTLIKSPAAWRKLREGALKNKTAGFVPTMGALHEGHVSLVRRSKRENDITLVSIFVNPTQFNDKKDLAKYPRALGRDMALLEKAGADYLLAPSYNALYPDDYRYKVSENKLSGTLCGAFRPGHFYGVLTVVLKLLNIAGAQRAYFGEKDYQQYLLVKGMAEAFFLKTKIVPCPTVREQSGLAMSSRNRRLEERHLALAPELCRALRGAGNAAAAKKTLQKLGFAVDYVEDRFGRRFAAAKLGDVRLIDNVKI; this is encoded by the coding sequence ATGACAACCCTTATAAAATCCCCCGCCGCCTGGCGGAAACTGCGCGAAGGCGCGCTTAAAAACAAAACCGCCGGTTTTGTGCCGACGATGGGGGCATTGCACGAGGGGCATGTCTCGCTTGTGCGGCGCAGCAAAAGGGAAAACGACATAACGCTGGTCAGCATATTCGTCAACCCGACCCAGTTCAACGACAAAAAAGACCTGGCGAAATACCCGCGCGCGCTTGGGCGGGACATGGCCCTGCTTGAAAAGGCCGGGGCGGATTATCTGCTCGCCCCGTCTTACAACGCGCTTTATCCCGACGATTACCGCTACAAAGTCTCGGAAAACAAGTTAAGCGGAACGCTTTGCGGCGCTTTCCGCCCCGGGCATTTTTACGGGGTGCTGACCGTGGTTCTCAAGCTGCTAAATATCGCGGGGGCGCAGCGCGCCTATTTCGGCGAGAAGGATTATCAGCAGTATCTGCTTGTGAAAGGCATGGCGGAGGCGTTTTTCCTGAAAACAAAAATCGTCCCCTGCCCGACGGTGCGCGAGCAAAGCGGCCTGGCCATGAGCTCCCGCAACCGCAGGCTGGAAGAGCGGCATCTTGCGCTTGCGCCGGAACTGTGCCGCGCGCTGCGCGGGGCGGGAAACGCCGCCGCCGCGAAAAAAACTCTGCAAAAGCTGGGCTTTGCGGTGGATTATGTGGAGGACCGCTTCGGCCGCCGCTTTGCCGCCGCGAAGCTGGGCGATGTGAGGCTT